CAAAGAGTTCAAGggccaattggataatttgcccttttatctttatcaattaactaattatattttatatttttttccttaaaaaattcATAAAGGCAAAAGGAAATATGGACTAGTTAGCTGTTCAACAAATATATGAGCAGAAAAATTAGAGATACGATAGAAAATGTGCTCAACAAATAAGTGGAAGAATTCTAATCAATTATATTCTTGTCAAGAGATTTACGAATTACGTTAGCTATGCGTGTCTATACAAGAGTTTGCGAGAATTAGTTCGTCAAAATTTGACTTAAAAGAGCTTGCATGCAAATTCGTCAACATCCGTTCCTTtgattgaagaagaagatgcaagATCTCTCAGCTCTGATAGGCTCCTTCCTAATTGCAAAGCCACCTTCATCTCAAACAATTCACCATTTTCCCGTCTCTCCATCAAGTTAGATTCTACTGATTCTTCCATGAGTTTAAAGAAACCGGCATTGCTCCTGTACATTTCGAAAACCATACCAACTTGTCCTCCATGCTCTAATGTGTTGACAATGCTTGCTAATGCACCACCCGCAACTCCAAGCATGGCTGCCAAGTAACCAACATAAGAAGAATAACCCACGTATGCAGAACCAATTGCTGCTAGCCCAGTTAACAAAGGACCACTTATGGCTAACAATTTGCTCAGCTTCAAGGCTCTTCACCCAGCCTCAAATAGTCTGCTTtatctttttttcttaaaacctCAACAATTGATCTCATTTCCTTCTCAAGTTTCAAGTTCCATCCGTTGGAATCCACATTACTGGTAAGCTCTCCAACTTGTCTTTGCCGTTGTTGAGGCCACCATACCGCTGGTTCTACCTTAGATGGGAACTTTTCAAGCATTATGCCGAGAATGGGAAGTGGATAGGCCTTGTCAAGAGCCAAAACTTTCTCCATTGATTCTTTTACATCATTATCTATTGGTTTGCCTATAGCTATGGTGGTCTGAATTTGATTATGCAGCTGCTGAAACAGTCGTGCAGCATTCCGTTGCTCCTCTGCCAATTGGGATGGctgaatttttttcattatgAACAACATCCCTGTTGCTGACAGAAAACATAAGAGTAGAAGACAGCTTTAAGGCCGATATAGGAGCACCACTAACTGCAGTTGTGGCAGCAATACCGGACATTGTTGCAGCAGCAAGTGTAATTGCATTGATGGATGTCAAGAGTAGGCTGTTCCAGGTATTTCTTTGCTCTCCAATATTCTCGTGCATCTCCACTCTATCTGCAATAGCCTCCAATATTGCATAAAGCTTGGCCATGACCAATGAATCAGCTCCATCAGTATCATTTCTTGTAAATTTGCTATCACTAATGGAGATGGCCTGTTTCTCTACAATGGAAGTAGTCAAAGAAGGAAAACTTCTACTGAATTCTATCTCATCCACCAATCCTCTGGTTTGGAGATTCAGAAGAGGaatattcattttctttgattttgggATATCAAGAATTGCCAAGATAGAGGCTTTCTTGCATAAATCAGGCGCTGAATGGGGAGATAAGTGCAGGAAGCCTGAAGCTTGAAGGCTTACCATCTTTATTCCTTTTGTTCGAGTGAATTTGGGTATAAACTCGATCAAGTGGTCATCTATATATGCTGTCTGAAATATTTTGGTTTCTGCTTGTGTAACTAATGAGTTTGAAAATGTAATGGCATGATTCGAGAGGATCCTAAGGTGTACATATATGGAGAAAGAGGGCATGTAGTTGACAATCCAACGGTTTGACTACTATATAGGACAAGATTTCAATGTTTGAGTGGGATCACAGTGAGAGAATTGGCACCTTGGATTgactttcaaaattattgtcCCGAGAAAAAAGTGTTGAAACAGCCAACATGGCCCAAAAATGTATGGACCTTTGGCCATCTAAGCCCTTTCAGCATTTATCTAATCCAGTCGACCTTATAATATTTTCTGTCCGTGCAAATTGTAATAGCAGCTTTCAAAGTTGACATCCTAACCTACCACATAAAATATGAGAATCCTGAATCATACTGATACATTTTTATTGCCTtcatgccgaagaaagagacaGGTTATGCTATTTTTAGCGGTCTGAAAATGGTCAATCACATGGCCATGGAAAATTATGTTTCTACGGGtagttaaattttgaaaattccaAAACTACTCTGATGGGTCCTGCATTCATAAGTGTCGTTTCTCTGCATCAATCTCTTATGGTGATTATATTATGTCTCAGTTCTttaatcaagaaaatatttctcTGGTGGTAGAATTGGACTCGACAATACATACCCGGCCATAAAATCATAACTGTTATCCTTTTTCACTTAAATCAAGGATTATATAGTACAAAGCGGCCGTCTGATTTTGTGAATAGGTGAACATTACATTAAATGTATTATCATGAGCTAAAGTTTCAAACCAATAACATCTAATGGTTATATAACAAGGTTCAAAACTTTGACCACTGCATTACGTTAGCCCTTAAATCACAAGATTTGTTTTCTGTGAGCCCGAAGTCAGAAGATCCTAGCATGAGATTTGACTGTAACAAATGATTTTAGATCAATTAAAGCATCATTAAGTAGATCTTGTTTGGTCTGAAGCAATTAAAGCCTACAGATGGAAACGATTAGAAACACAGGAATCAGATGTATAAAGAACTATAAGAATCATCACATTTTACCAATAATTTTAGTTAAAAATTATACAGATTAcattagatatatatatatatatagaataaaaaattttcatcaaattttatTAGTAATCCTAGTAAGAAACTATACAGATTACGTAGCTATTCATGTGTGTACAGGGTTAATTTACAGGAATTCATCAAAATTTGACAAACAACCTATCAAAAAAGTTTGCTTGCAAACTCCTCAGCACCTTCTCCTTTACTTTTTGGAGAAGATGCGAGATCTCTCAGCTCTGATACCCTCCTTCCTAATTGCAAAGCCACCTTCATCTCAAACAATTCACCATTTTCCCGTCTCTCCATCAAGTTAGATTCTATAGATTCTTCCATGAGTTTAAAGAAACCAGCATTGCTCCTGTACATCTCAAACACCATTCCAACTTGTCCTCCATGCTCTAACGTATTTACAATGCTTGCCAATGAACCGCCCACAATTCCAAGCATGGCTGCCAAGAAACCAGTATGAGAAGATGAACCCATGAATGCAGAACTAATTGCCGCTAGCCCAGTTAACAAGGGGCCACTTATGGCTAACAATTTGCTCAGCATCAAAGCTTTTCCACCCAGCCTCAAATAATCTGCTTTATCTTTTCTTCTTATAACCTCAACGATTGATCTCATTTCCTTCTCAAGTTTCGAGTTCCAGCCATTTGATTTCGAACAGGTCTTGTGGGCGGACTCTTTTGCTTGCTGAGGCCACCAAACTGCTGGTTCTACTGTAGCCGGGAATTTCTCGAGCATAACACCAAGGAGAGGAAGTGGATAGGCCTTGTCAAGTGCCAATACTTTCTCCATTGCTTCCTCGACATCATGACCTGTAGGACTGCCTATAGCTATTGTTGTTTCGATTTGTTTTTGCAGCTGCAGGAACAATCTTGCAGCATTTCGCTGCTCTTCTGCTAGTTGGGATGGTTGAATTTTATTCATTATGAACAACATCCCTGTTGCTGCCAGAAACATCAGCGTGGAAGATAGCTTCAAAGCAGCCAAGGAAGCACCAGAACCAAAACCAACCGCAGTTGTGGCTGCAATACTGGACATTGTTGCAGCTGCAAGAGTAATTGCATTGATTGACGTCAAAAGTAAGCTGTTCCAATTGTCTCTTTGATCTCCAATATTCTTATGCATCTCCACTCTATCTGCAACCGCTTCCAATACTGCATAAAGCTTTGCCATCACTAATGAATCCgctctttcattttcatcacttttctttgtaaatttttTGTTGCCAATGAAACCTCTAGCCAACTCCAGCTCCTTCACCAATAGTCCAGCTGACTGGAGATTGTGAAGAGGAATATTACCAGTCCTTGATTTTGGGATATCAAGAATCGCCATGATGGTGCCATTTCTAGATATCTTGGGCGCAGAATAAGGTAATGAATAATGGAATAAGGCTGAAGATTGAAGGGTTGCCATGTAAATTTGATTCTAAAAGAACCtgttataaaaaaataaaaataaaaaagaaattgaatctaTTAGGCAATAAAATGACCTGAAGATTGAAGTCTTAGTTAGGGATATATATCATAAAATTAATGTGTCTATGAGTTGTGATATTGGGATTTTGAACTTTGAAGTGCCAAAATAGGATATGATAATTTGGAGAGGATTGAAGGTggcgtgtatatatatataggtagaGAATGTAAGAGTTAAGTCGAGACATGCAGTTATAAAGTTCAACCTTTGAATCGATTCATCGTTGTTAGACTGTTTCTAAGGTTGGATCTCCCCCTGAAAATTGGCTGCTTGATTGACTTTCAACGTAACACTGCCAAAATAAAATCGCAAGTAGTCAATTTTTTTACACTAGTATGCCGTTTTAAACAGCCCACGAGGCAACGAGACAAGGGAAAGACTATTTTTTTAAGGAAATGAAGTATTGTGCAAACTGACAAAATTTCGGTGTAAATTGATACAATTTTAATATAAACTTGATTTATAATTGAGTTAGTGTAAAATTCACGATTACATCAAATAAACTTGATTTATAATTGAATTAGTGTAAAATTCACGATTACATCAAATAAACTTGATTTATAATTGAATTAGTGTAAAATTCATGATTACAtcaaatatattaatttatattaaaattatatcaaTTTACACAACTGGAGAGGTCTCGGAACCATGAAGAGAATAGCTATTTCATTTTCTTATGATGAGGTTTGCAATGCAGTACATGTTACGGCAGTAGAAGAATAAAATTCTCGATCTATTAGTTTTGAAAAAGTCCATGTACCTAGCTTGAGTGTAATTAAGTGATAAATGCAAGTTTAAGTCCATGCTTAATTTATATTTGAGACATTAAAATGGAAAAAGGTCAAATGAAGCAAAAGATCTTGTATCACACTTTTTGTCCAACTCTTTTTCTTACCTTTCATTATATTATAATTTGTCCTTTACGAATAtacttttttattcttttttgtttccttaagttCCAGTAACTAATGTTGGCTGAAAGCAACATACAacaaattaaaatatatatatatatattaaaaaaatagaacTTTTATGAAtttctattgtatttttttgtttttctattttatacTATTATTTTAACCCATTTAGGtttgttttttctctcttttttttgtttacctTCCACTTTTCGTCCCCCCCCCAATGCCCTTCGCACCTCCAAGTGTGACGCATGGGATGCCTAACAATGAAAAGATTCTAAGAACTTTTTCCTAATCACTAGACTAGCACCTGTGGTGTTAtcaattttcattgtttttaaTTACTAGaacctttaaaaaaaatatttagaataTGATGTTTGTAAAGGGAAAAAGACAATACAATAAAATATGGCATAAGTAGTGGAATAGGAAGTAGAACACAAGATTTGAGGTGAATTTGAGATATTCTATTCCACTTTAATTTCGGTCTCACATTTTATCCCTCCTTCTATATGCTATCACGTGTCTTCCTATAAAAACTAATGGTATCTCCTTGTAAACATTGGTCACCAAGTCTGTTATTttaattaaccaaaaatataACTCAGGAATATTTGTGTCACATTAACCATTTGTTTGGCTTGAATATGTAAAATTAGCAAATATCAATTGTATTTGATATAGAAAAATAGCGATCTTTTACAGCACACAAGATTTGCAACATTAGACAGGCATCTAGAGTCCAAGATAACAGAATATAAAAAGATTGATTGTGCCATTTCAACAAACATCAAGTCTTGGTAGCAAATATAAATTAAATCAGTGCATCAAAAATTCAGGGCCTAATGCGCATTATAAACAGAAGAAACAATTTACAGAGTAATTGTCAAGCATACAAAATTCGAATTCTGAATTTGATATTGGAGAAAAGTGTAAAAATCCTCCGCTAGAAACAATTGCTTAGTGTCCATCACGTTCCTCAGGTAATCCAAGGACGATGTGGATATGTTGTCTCACTTTCAAAGTTAAAAAAACAATTAAATAAATCTATATATAAGATGAATGACGGCATATTCAAACCAGAAAACCAATGGTTAAACTATAAACCAAGTCAACCAAAATAATATTCGTAtctgaaataaataaataatatcaGAAATCTTGTATGCTGGTTAAAATTTCTTTGATGACCATTTCTTGTTCCCTGACATTCAATTTCAAGGTGAAATAAGAAGCGCGTAGACAATAACTCAGACTCTCCAGCCCAATTGCAACTGATGACGGTTTAAGAGAGGAGCAAGTCATTTTTGTTTGGTTCTAAAGCAATTTATgataactgattgaggaaaagattTCCAAATTAAATTTCTTAAAGCTATTCAAATAAGTGGttacgacaaaaaaaaaaagtaaaatcaCATCAATGAGAAGCAAAATTTTCTGTAAAATATATTTACAACTTGAAGTAAATTAAACTAAAACTACGTATCGAATAGACAGGAACAAGGGCCGATTCGGGTTTACAATGGCTTATCAAAAAATACTTAATTGGTAGAGTTTTTAGTCAAAGTACTTATTTAAGTGCTTGATCATATTGTTTGAGTGCATACTTACACAAATGCTTTTTCTATTTGACAATGtgtaattttaaatttctaaaacatatttatctcttcatttagttcaaaatttataataaaattgttaaatttaaattttttattttttgaaacacAAAAGTTACTGTAATACTATCAATTTTAAGCTAACCAGAACAGCATTATTAGCCAAAACTCTATTTCTAAATTCAAAAAATGATACTCATCAGACATTTTAAAAGTGTTTTCGTCATCCAAGAAAAACATTTTTAGTAAAAGTACTGCAACTCCAACCGGTCTAAACATGATTTTGACTAATATCAATGGGTTGTGTAATCACATTTTGACTCCTTGTGCTTTTCAGAAAAATATAACGTCATTGCATATTCTTTGCTAATCACAAGTCTATGAAGTCTGAACCTGAGGCCAAAAGCGCGCGTGAAATGGTCTCAAACTCTCAGCTTGCGTTTGGTCAAATAGTTTGCGGTCACCACCATGGCCCGACCCATTCAATGCTTGAccaaattcaatttctcaaccagTCGTCAAGGCATTTTCTATTGCCCCCGCGTACAGGTGACGAGGATTGAGCTCAATATGGCTATGGGTGCCATTCAATGCTTGCAAATTACATTTTCCTGGAGAATACAAGCGGACCACTTCTTATAAAAAGATCgtatatttgaattttattattgATATGAGAGCTATATTGTTGAACAATTTGTAAGAATTTCTGTAAGTGGCCTATGATCCGGAAAGTATGTGCAAGTGGTGGTAGTGATTTGGGTTGAACTTACCCAAACTTTTTtcctgccaaaaaaaaaaaaaatttacatttcCTTGAGAACCCGGTTCTTATGTCTACACAATTATGATACAAAGTATCTAATTACGGTTTTATTCTCGGTTATTTACTTTAGTTGTTTATAGATTTTGATTACAAAGAATCAGTTTTTTAAACATTCTcgtttatttttgtatttaaattatagattttttttaatgacaAAGAAAGCTAAAATTCATATTCAGTCAAAGAATAACTTTTTCTGATTCAGAACATAGATTGTTTCAATATAGCCTTCTAGCTAAGCAAAGATTGGAGAATCCTCATTAGTCTAAAACATGTTCGTCAATAAGGTACTTGTTAAGAGTAGGTAATTTCCTGAAAACTCAATTTAGGATGCTAAGCGTAGATATGGTGCCTCCTAGATCTGGTAGAGTTTACATAGCTTGCTTAATGAGGCTTAGGGAAACAAGTGGGGAATGGCAAATCTGTGTGTATCTGAAGGAAAGATTGATTAGAAGGAAATTATTTGGTCATATTGCATCACCTAAACCCCCTACCTGTCAGATTGATAAAGTCGATGTTTTCATTATTAGTGAGAAATGGAAAACAAGCATCATTAGTTCCCTCTTTCTAATAATGAAGTAGGATTGA
This portion of the Coffea eugenioides isolate CCC68of chromosome 11, Ceug_1.0, whole genome shotgun sequence genome encodes:
- the LOC113752008 gene encoding probable F-box protein At4g22030; its protein translation is MAILDIPKSRTGNIPLHNLQSAGLLVKELELARGFIGNKKFTKKSDENERADSLVMAKLYAVLEAVADRVEMHKNIGDQRDNWNSLLLTSINAITLAAATMSSIAATTAVGFGSGASLAALKLSSTLMFLAATGMLFIMNKIQPSQLAEEQRNAARLFLQLQKQIETTIAIGSPTGHDVEEAMEKVLALDKAYPLPLLGVMLEKFPATVEPAVWWPQQAKESAHKTCSKSNGWNSKLEKEMRSIVEVIRRKDKADYLRLGGKALMLSKLLAISGPLLTGLAAISSAFMGSSSHTGFLAAMLGIVGGSLASIVNTLEHGGQVGMVFEMYRSNAGFFKLMEESIESNLMERRENGELFEMKVALQLGRRVSELRDLASSPKSKGEGAEEFASKLF